TGAAAAAGAGGCTGGCATATAAACACGGCCAACCTCAGGAATGTGATGATTTTATTGACAAACATTCATATTTCTATGGTAATTGAACGTTTAGAGCTTTTAGCATATCATAGACAGCAGCTTTAATGTCTTCTGACTGATTTTCCCCTTCAAGAGCAGCATTAATTTGTTGCTTAAACTCTTGAACAACTGCTTTTACTTCATGTTTATTCATTGTTCTTATTCCCACCATTCATATTTTGAGTAATTTTATCTAGTGGAATGTTTAGGCCTAATCCTTGTAGCATTTCAAATACGGCAGCTTGGATATCTTGGCCACTTGCTCCTTCTTTTTTTAAATCAGCGATTTTAGATGATAAACTTCCAATGGCTTCATTCATTTTTTGATTATCCATATCTCACCTCATGATTGATTTAATATTGAGCGAATGTTTGCACATAGCTTTTCAGGATTTTCATCTTGGAAAATATTTCTACCAATTGAAATTCCATCAGCACCGGCACTTACAGCATCATCGATCATTGTCAATAAATCATCATTTGAACCTAATCTCTCTCCCCCTGCAATTAGAACAGGGATTTTCACACCAGAAACAACTTGCCTGAAGGTTTCCGGTGAACCACTGTAATTTACTTTTACAATGTCTGCCCCGAGCTCTTCTGCTACACGGGCAGCATGACGAATACGTTCAGGATCAAATTCATGCGCTTTTGAACCGTCACGTACATACATCATCGCAAGCAAAGGCATTCCCCATTTGTCACATTCTTCAGCGATTAAACCCACATCCTTGATCTGTTCTGCTTCAAATTGAGATCCAAGATTCACATGAGTTGAAATTGCAGTAGCCCCTAAACGAATCGAGTGCTCTACAGAGGATACAAGCTCTTTTCGCA
This genomic stretch from Metabacillus sp. B2-18 harbors:
- a CDS encoding 2-amino-3,7-dideoxy-D-threo-hept-6-ulosonate synthase — encoded protein: MSGKEIRLKKLYHHSDKLLIVPMDHGITIGPVTGLTEINSTVNAVFDGGADAVVVHKGLVRYLTDALGSNKGELIIHLSASTALAPESQSMRKELVSSVEHSIRLGATAISTHVNLGSQFEAEQIKDVGLIAEECDKWGMPLLAMMYVRDGSKAHEFDPERIRHAARVAEELGADIVKVNYSGSPETFRQVVSGVKIPVLIAGGERLGSNDDLLTMIDDAVSAGADGISIGRNIFQDENPEKLCANIRSILNQS